A window of the Candidatus Saccharibacteria bacterium oral taxon 488 genome harbors these coding sequences:
- a CDS encoding ROK family protein, which translates to MIIAIDTGGTKTLVGRFTDNGTLETTTRFATPTDITAYIKQVIDTIAVIAEGAPVTDISIGLPGTVTDGVATYCINLGWCEVPIRDLLADHFPDAQIILENDANLAGLASIRRLEPQPACGLYVTIGTGIGTSIILNGTLHPSLRSSEAGHMQIAYQSTIDSWENLASGRALSQQFGELSDATPPEAWFEAAKRLSLGLQALIAAIQPNVIVIGGGVGRYTDKFSASLAGLITEKLPSFITCPHIVGAAHPEESVLYGCYDNAIVHR; encoded by the coding sequence ATGATTATTGCGATTGATACTGGAGGCACAAAAACATTAGTCGGACGATTTACCGACAACGGCACACTAGAGACAACAACTCGGTTTGCCACCCCAACAGACATTACGGCGTATATCAAACAGGTCATTGACACTATCGCCGTGATCGCCGAGGGCGCACCTGTTACAGACATCTCGATCGGCCTACCCGGCACCGTCACTGACGGTGTCGCTACATATTGCATTAACCTCGGCTGGTGCGAGGTGCCCATCCGCGACCTCCTGGCCGACCACTTTCCTGACGCCCAAATCATCCTCGAAAATGATGCCAACCTCGCCGGCCTCGCCAGCATACGTCGCCTTGAACCACAACCAGCCTGCGGCCTCTACGTCACTATCGGTACAGGCATCGGCACCAGCATTATCCTCAACGGCACACTCCACCCCAGCCTACGCAGCAGCGAAGCCGGTCATATGCAAATCGCATATCAGTCAACCATCGATTCGTGGGAAAACCTCGCTTCCGGACGAGCGCTCAGTCAACAGTTTGGTGAATTATCGGACGCAACACCGCCCGAAGCTTGGTTTGAGGCTGCCAAGAGACTCAGCTTAGGACTGCAGGCACTGATCGCTGCTATTCAGCCAAACGTTATCGTTATCGGCGGCGGTGTCGGCCGCTACACCGATAAATTCTCTGCATCACTAGCCGGACTTATCACCGAGAAACTACCGTCATTTATCACCTGCCCGCACATCGTTGGTGCAGCACACCCCGAGGAGTCTGTACTCTATGGTTGCTACGATAACGCTATCGTCCATCGTTAA
- a CDS encoding translation initiation factor IF-2, giving the protein MTEKIVAIADSVTVGELATTLNLPVTTLIGELFKNGIAATINQRLDFETASIIVEELGLEVTLKKKEAAVGHARVEHTLSERAVPRPPIVAVMGHVDHGKTSLLDAILGNKTAAGEAGGITQHISAYQTRRNGRMITLLDTPGHEAFAALRQHGAVLTDVVIIVVAADDGVKPQTVEAIRFARSANAKIVVAINKIDKDTANPQLVKTQLASEHGLNPEEWGGDTVMVEVSAKTGQNLDKLLDMVLLVADMEDLRADEDVPAEGLVIEAHMETGRGAVVGLLVEHGQLKPAHYLVAGTAYGRVRTMSDFRGQTMKMAGPSTPVNVTGFKELPQFGDSFRLAKNEKEARHLAQAARLEQEKMAASTNVTSSDILKMMSQQHDAESFNVLVKADVQGSLTSVIDSLKLIDTGGLVDLHVIGSGVGNISENDIHLAVGENTVIYGFNVDLPPAVKRLAAREHVEVRLYRVIYELLDNAKQSMEALLAPEVVETEVGQLSVKGVFRTVREEVIAGGEVMTGKVYKGLLARLKRGDEHIAEVEVSSVQRQHQEAKEVFEGEMCGLSLKTTRKVVVEEGDTLEFFTRELVKKTL; this is encoded by the coding sequence ATGACAGAAAAGATTGTCGCAATTGCAGATTCAGTAACCGTCGGAGAGCTCGCTACTACCTTGAATCTACCGGTCACGACGCTCATTGGCGAGCTGTTTAAGAATGGTATCGCGGCGACGATTAATCAGCGGTTGGACTTTGAGACGGCGTCGATTATCGTTGAAGAGCTGGGCCTTGAGGTAACGCTTAAGAAAAAGGAGGCGGCCGTTGGTCATGCGCGTGTGGAGCATACGCTGTCGGAACGGGCAGTGCCGCGTCCACCGATTGTGGCGGTGATGGGGCATGTTGATCACGGCAAGACGAGCTTGCTGGATGCGATTTTGGGTAACAAGACTGCTGCAGGCGAGGCCGGTGGTATTACGCAACACATTAGTGCCTACCAAACGAGGCGTAATGGGCGGATGATTACACTGCTCGACACTCCAGGGCATGAGGCATTTGCAGCGCTGCGGCAACATGGTGCGGTGCTGACTGATGTGGTGATTATTGTGGTAGCGGCTGACGATGGCGTCAAGCCGCAGACGGTCGAGGCGATTCGATTTGCCCGTTCGGCTAACGCGAAAATCGTGGTGGCGATCAATAAAATTGACAAAGATACCGCCAACCCACAGCTGGTAAAAACGCAACTGGCATCTGAGCATGGCCTTAATCCTGAGGAGTGGGGCGGCGATACGGTGATGGTGGAAGTCAGTGCTAAAACTGGCCAGAATTTGGATAAGCTGCTTGACATGGTGCTACTCGTAGCAGATATGGAAGATCTACGGGCGGATGAGGATGTCCCGGCGGAGGGCTTGGTAATTGAGGCACATATGGAAACTGGGCGCGGCGCGGTGGTTGGGCTACTCGTCGAGCACGGTCAGCTAAAACCAGCGCATTATCTGGTGGCCGGCACGGCGTACGGTCGAGTACGAACAATGTCGGACTTTCGTGGTCAGACAATGAAAATGGCCGGCCCGAGTACACCTGTTAACGTAACTGGATTTAAGGAGCTGCCGCAGTTTGGTGATAGCTTTCGGTTGGCTAAAAATGAGAAAGAGGCGCGGCATTTGGCGCAGGCAGCGCGCCTAGAGCAGGAAAAAATGGCTGCCAGCACCAATGTCACCAGCTCGGATATTTTGAAAATGATGAGTCAGCAGCATGACGCTGAGTCGTTCAATGTTCTCGTCAAGGCTGATGTTCAGGGGTCGCTCACGTCGGTGATTGATAGCCTGAAATTGATTGATACAGGTGGCTTGGTGGATCTACATGTCATCGGTAGTGGGGTTGGTAATATTTCAGAAAATGACATTCATCTGGCAGTTGGCGAGAACACGGTCATTTATGGTTTTAATGTTGATCTGCCGCCAGCAGTGAAGCGCCTGGCAGCACGTGAGCATGTTGAGGTGCGGCTGTATCGAGTGATTTATGAACTACTTGATAACGCCAAGCAATCCATGGAAGCGTTACTGGCCCCAGAGGTCGTCGAGACCGAGGTCGGCCAGCTGAGCGTTAAGGGCGTGTTCCGAACGGTGCGCGAAGAGGTGATCGCTGGTGGTGAAGTGATGACGGGTAAGGTTTATAAGGGCCTGTTGGCGCGCCTGAAGCGTGGCGATGAGCATATTGCCGAGGTTGAAGTATCGTCCGTCCAGCGTCAACATCAGGAAGCCAAAGAGGTGTTTGAGGGTGAAATGTGTGGGCTCAGCCTCAAAACTACGCGAAAAGTCGTTGTCGAGGAAGGTGACACGCTGGAGTTCTTTACGCGGGAGCTGGTGAAGAAGACGCTGTAG
- a CDS encoding S1 RNA-binding domain-containing protein: MANPLTMDDLLAQASDSVKQLTAGEVVHGTILSIKKHEVLIDLGPLGVGLVPRREVSMSNNYAEGDEVTASVVEVELDNGYSLLSMRKAARDRGWDEVAAKLESGEIVTVTPYDANRGGLLAEYEGVRGFLPVSQLSAEHYPRVGSSDKDEILQRLNVLVNKEIRVRILDADRKANKLIFSEKEAIKEGLAERFEKLSVGDTVKGIVTGVVDFGVFVNVEGIEGLIHISEISWERVNNPSDYVKVGQTVEAKIIAIDKERLSLSMKQLTKDPWLDEVEQFKSGEDVEGTVTRITPFGAFVQLSPAVEALVHVSELGGDGTDPEKVFTLNERKTFTVLEIDKDNRKISLSLAGGKKK, translated from the coding sequence ATGGCAAATCCATTGACCATGGACGATCTGCTTGCTCAGGCGAGCGACTCCGTGAAACAGCTGACCGCGGGCGAGGTTGTGCACGGAACTATTTTATCAATAAAGAAACACGAAGTTTTGATTGATCTGGGGCCTTTGGGCGTTGGCTTGGTGCCGCGCCGCGAGGTGAGCATGTCGAACAATTACGCCGAAGGTGATGAGGTAACTGCGAGTGTTGTCGAGGTTGAGCTGGACAACGGTTATTCACTGCTCAGTATGCGTAAAGCGGCGCGCGATCGTGGTTGGGACGAGGTTGCAGCCAAATTGGAGAGCGGTGAAATTGTAACGGTGACGCCGTATGACGCCAATCGTGGTGGTCTGTTGGCTGAATATGAAGGGGTGCGCGGTTTCTTGCCGGTATCGCAGCTATCGGCTGAGCATTATCCGCGAGTTGGTTCAAGTGACAAGGACGAGATCTTGCAGCGGCTTAACGTGCTGGTCAACAAAGAGATTCGCGTACGGATTTTGGATGCTGATCGCAAGGCGAACAAGCTCATCTTTTCCGAAAAAGAGGCCATCAAAGAGGGCCTGGCGGAGCGGTTTGAGAAATTGTCGGTTGGTGATACCGTCAAGGGTATCGTGACTGGCGTGGTAGATTTTGGTGTATTCGTGAACGTTGAGGGAATTGAGGGACTGATTCATATCTCAGAAATTAGCTGGGAGCGGGTCAACAATCCGAGCGATTACGTCAAGGTTGGTCAGACCGTAGAGGCAAAGATTATCGCCATCGACAAGGAGCGCCTCAGCTTGAGCATGAAGCAACTGACGAAGGACCCATGGCTGGATGAAGTGGAGCAGTTCAAGTCAGGCGAGGACGTCGAAGGTACAGTCACACGGATTACACCGTTTGGTGCATTTGTGCAGCTAAGTCCAGCTGTCGAGGCTCTCGTTCACGTTTCGGAGCTGGGTGGCGATGGGACTGACCCGGAGAAAGTCTTTACATTAAATGAGCGCAAGACCTTTACGGTGCTCGAAATTGATAAAGATAATCGCAAGATTTCGCTGTCGCTGGCTGGCGGCAAGAAAAAATAG